The Xenopus laevis strain J_2021 chromosome 5L, Xenopus_laevis_v10.1, whole genome shotgun sequence genome has a segment encoding these proteins:
- the hes1.L gene encoding transcription factor HES-1-A — protein sequence MPADVMEKNSSSPVAATPASVSNTPDKPKTASEHRKSSKPIMEKRRRARINESLGQLKTLILDALKKDSSRHSKLEKADILEMTVKHLRNLQRVQMSAALSTDPSVLGKYRAGFSECMNEVTRFLSTCEGVNTDVRTRLLGHLANCMNQINGMNYPTQPQMPSAAAPHPAYGQPMVQLPGAAPQSSPAPIACKMGGPPVEAAKVYGGFQLVPAPDGQFAFLITNPAFPHNGSVIPVYTNSNVGTALPPSVSPSVMPSVTIDSVWRPW from the exons ATGCCGGCTGATGTGATGGAGAAGAACTCTTCATCCCCAGTGGCTGCCACCCCGGCCAGTGTGAGCAATACCCCGGATAAACCCAAAACTGCCTccgagcacagaaag TCCTCCAAGCCCATCATGGAGAAGAGAAGGAGAGCCAGGATCAACGAGAGCCTCGGGCAGCTCAAAACCCTCATCCTGGATGCGCTCAAGAAAGAT AGCTCCCGGCACTCCAAGCTGGAGAAGGCAGATATATTGGAGATGACAGTGAAACACCTGAGGAACCTGCAGCGGGTGCAGATGAGCG CTGCACTGAGTACAGACCCTTCAGTACTGGGCAAGTACAGAGCTGGATTCAGCGAGTGCATGAATGAAGTAACCCGATTCCTGTCTACCTGTGAAGGGGTCAACACAGATGTCCGGACCCGACTCCTGGGGCATCTTGCCAACTGCATGAACCAGATCAATGGCATGAACTACCCTACCCAGCCCCAGATGCCTTCTGCAGCCGCACCCCACCCTGCCTACGGACAGCCCATGGTCCAGCTCCCAGGAGCAGCTCCACAGAGCAGCCCAGCTCCCATTGCGTGCAAGATGGGTGGTCCACCAGTCGAAGCTGCCAAAGTGTATGGAGGCTTCCAGCTTGTGCCAGCCCCAGATGGACAGTTTGCCTTCCTGATCACAAACCCAGCTTTCCCTCACAACGGATCTGTCATTCCTGTCTACACCAACTCCAATGTGGGCACCGCATTGCCACCTTCAGTGTCTCCTTCAGTAATGCCATCAGTCACAATTGATTCTGTTTGGAGGCCCTGGTAA